A genomic segment from Microbacterium sp. SORGH_AS_0428 encodes:
- a CDS encoding MogA/MoaB family molybdenum cofactor biosynthesis protein, whose translation MRLAAVITVSDRSAAGEREDASGPVAVEHLQAAGWECPPPRVVADGIDSVESALRAALADGARLIITSGGTGVSPRDQTPEASARVIERELPGIAEELRRRGGESKPAALLTRGLAGTARGAFIVNLPGKPAAVADGMPLILAVADHVVDQLAGGDH comes from the coding sequence ATGCGTCTGGCGGCTGTCATCACCGTGTCCGATCGGTCCGCCGCGGGCGAGCGCGAGGACGCATCCGGACCCGTCGCTGTCGAGCACCTGCAGGCCGCCGGGTGGGAGTGCCCGCCGCCTCGTGTCGTCGCCGACGGGATCGACAGTGTCGAGAGCGCCCTGCGTGCGGCGCTCGCCGACGGAGCCCGACTGATCATCACCTCGGGAGGCACGGGCGTCTCTCCCCGGGACCAGACGCCCGAGGCGAGCGCGCGAGTGATCGAGCGGGAGCTGCCGGGCATCGCGGAGGAGCTGCGCCGCCGCGGCGGCGAGAGCAAGCCTGCGGCGCTGCTCACCCGCGGTCTGGCGGGAACCGCGCGAGGCGCGTTCATCGTCAACCTGCCGGGAAAGCCGGCAGCGGTCGCGGACGGGATGCCGCTGATCCTCGCCGTCGCCGACCACGTCGTCGACCAGCTCGCCGGAGGAGATCACTGA
- a CDS encoding molybdenum cofactor biosynthesis protein MoaE: MMPVVIARVSTEPLDLDAHLAAVDDAASGALTTFVGRVRDNDPDARTAVVALEYSAHPDAEQFLRRIAEQAIGDTGALVAVSHRIGRLEVGDAAVVIAVASGHRDAAFTVCREVIEQIKRELPVWKRQVESDGTTAWKGLGG; this comes from the coding sequence CTGATGCCCGTCGTCATCGCCCGCGTGAGCACCGAGCCCCTCGACCTCGACGCGCACCTCGCGGCCGTGGACGACGCCGCATCCGGCGCGCTCACCACGTTCGTGGGTCGCGTGCGCGACAACGACCCCGATGCGCGGACCGCGGTCGTGGCGCTCGAGTACTCGGCCCACCCGGATGCGGAGCAGTTCCTCCGCCGGATCGCCGAGCAGGCCATCGGTGACACCGGCGCGCTCGTGGCCGTCAGTCATCGCATCGGCCGGCTGGAGGTCGGCGACGCGGCGGTGGTGATCGCCGTCGCATCCGGGCACCGCGATGCCGCCTTCACCGTGTGCCGTGAGGTGATCGAGCAGATCAAGCGAGAGCTGCCGGTGTGGAAGCGCCAGGTCGAGTCCGACGGGACGACCGCGTGGAAGGGCCTGGGCGGCTGA
- a CDS encoding MoaD/ThiS family protein translates to MAHVRYFAAAEELAGRAEEHRTEATVGELRRALAEERPGLGGILPRCAVLVAGARRDDDAPLDADTVVDVLPPFAGG, encoded by the coding sequence ATGGCGCACGTGCGCTACTTCGCCGCCGCCGAGGAGCTCGCCGGGCGGGCCGAGGAGCACCGCACGGAGGCGACGGTTGGAGAGCTCCGTCGAGCCCTGGCCGAGGAGCGCCCGGGGCTCGGCGGCATCCTGCCGCGGTGCGCCGTGCTCGTCGCCGGGGCGCGGCGCGACGACGACGCACCGCTGGACGCCGACACCGTGGTCGACGTGCTGCCGCCCTTCGCGGGCGGCTGA
- a CDS encoding DUF6457 domain-containing protein produces MSEHLPPEALDEWAAQIAERLGLAPEDLPISAVLDLAGVVARGVARPAAPVSTFAAGLAAGRAGGSAEDMRRAIAEITGLVTEREA; encoded by the coding sequence ATGAGCGAGCACCTTCCGCCGGAGGCTCTCGACGAGTGGGCGGCGCAGATCGCCGAACGTCTGGGACTCGCGCCCGAGGACCTGCCGATCTCGGCCGTGCTGGATCTGGCGGGCGTCGTGGCACGCGGTGTCGCACGCCCCGCGGCGCCCGTGAGCACCTTCGCGGCGGGGCTGGCGGCCGGACGAGCCGGCGGCTCTGCGGAAGACATGCGCCGCGCGATCGCCGAGATCACCGGTCTCGTGACCGAACGCGAGGCATGA